The Halichoerus grypus chromosome 14, mHalGry1.hap1.1, whole genome shotgun sequence genomic interval AGATTACATTACATTTCCCCCCAGTGTTTTTTCTTGTTCTGTTCCCTTATTCAAGCAGGGAACAGTGTGTTCCTCGCTGAATGAGGGCAATACATGGAGGAATACGATAAAGCAGTCCTTAGAAGGAGAAAGCCTATAGCCAGCAAGCTGAATCAGGACTGCAGGGAAACTAGGCTTGGCCCTTCAACAATATTGATCTGCACAgtgttttctgaaatttaaatttgggTAACTTCTGGGTTACATAACAATCTGGGTTTCTGGTTTTTCCTTATAAATGGGAAGACAGCTCAAGCAACCTTGTTTGCCCGTTTGGCAACAGCAGTTGGATCTCAGCTGCAGCTGTTGCATTGAGAATGTTGTATTCATTAGGATACCACGAGCTGCTGAAACAAAATCAGATTTCTGTGGCATAATCCAAAAGAAGATAACTTCATACCTGTGAATAACAAGCCCAGAGTCAGTGATACAGAGACTCGAGATCCTTCCTTCCCCAGAGTCAGTGATACAGAGACTCAAGATCCTTCCTTCCTGCATCTCTACCATCCCCAGGTGCCTTGGAGTCTTTGACTTCAGCCTGTAGAATGGGAAAAAGAAGTGGAGAAGCACACCGTGAGCGTCTCAACCACTTTGGTCTCAAAGGGACATCCTCTGCACCATTCCACTGATGGGATCCAGTCACGTGATCTGCCTAGATGCAGCGGGGGCTGGGAGATGTGGAGCCTGGTGGGGCAGCCACTTCCTGGCAATGACTCTGTTCCATGGGATGGAAGCACGGATGTGTGGCGGGCTTCTGCAACTCCCCCACAAATGGGTGCGTTCCAATTCAGCACAATCTCACCACCACCTTTCTGTTCCTGAGTGGCCCAGGAAACATTGAAATTCATGGCCCAGGAAACATTGAACTTTGTGGCCCAGGAAACATTGAAATTCATGGCCCAGGCTTAAGGTATTTGTgcacagagtgggagggagaaacagaaagaagtggATTCTCTCTAGAATGAAAAAGAGACTCCCTCGGGCTGGGAGGAAGAGAGATAGAGGCAGAGGTCAGCAAGTctgtagagagcaaaatggagtctctcatgtcAAGCAGGAGCCTGTGCTCAGCAAAGACGCAAGCCGTTAAGGTAGTGCAGCTAGGACATATAGCCAATGTCAGGTGACACCCCAGAACTGATAATGAGCGGAACCAGAGGAGGTCTGCGGGGCCTGAGACGGACTAAATCCCTTGAAAAAGGGGAGGATTTgggcagcaaactgtcagactcttcagacctgaccacttaaaaaaggcaACTGTCCCCAAAGGCTCTGCCCAGTGGATCTCCGAACAGAACCGAGATCCTTCCCTGCTTGAGCATCAGAAGCAGTAAGTGCCAAGAGCTGACCTGGGCCAGACAGAGGCCTTATCTCAACTGCACGCCCACAGACTGACTTCGCATTTGGTTCCTGCACCCCTCTGCTACCTCGTTTGTTGGGCGgtttgtcttctgtcctgctttgtgtgctgtgtaagaagccaagtttaatcacaTGGGGAATTGTcactgagtttggaatcctgaacccaCTTTCTcattgtgatttaactttgctttatgattgaataaagctgatgTTGTGGGAAGACACAAGTCGTGTGTGCGCCTTCGTAGCGAGCAGGCTCATGACGAAGTCCCTGAGTAGAGGGTCTGTGCGCCTCAGACCCTCTATATCATCATCTGTAATATGGGATGatagccacccccacccccacccaaatttcctgtgtccctttgatgagggaaacaaaggccAGAGAAACATAGCTTAAATTAAATCTCCGTACAGCTCACAGGCCACTGATGGATACCTGAGACGTTCAGAGCCtgaccttcctcaaggacctCACGGCTGCCTTTAGTGCcttaatgtttatgttttattaaagactAAAAGTAACCTTATCTCAATggcagctagcccctcaaggtcctgaaagCCTTGTTTACAAATTCCTtggagacttacactatccctaaacCCCACTAATGAAAAAGCATATAATCTCCTCACAATCCTAGTACAGCTCTTTCTACCCATGGGTTCTGTCTCTGTGCTATAATacaatcacctttttgcaccaaaaacatctcaagaattctttctttgctCACGTCTTCCTTCACTCACGAACCcaaaaacttccaaatttcaTCACCTTGTGGGATATAGCAGTGGTAGAGAGCTAACTGGCTGAAGCAGCCATATAAACCTGGATAGTGGACACAACTCAGCCACATTTTCTGGGGCTGGAGGACCAAATGGATGTGTGCTTCCCTCTTCATCCCACACCCCAGGACCATGTAAATCCCTGTGGTTAGGGActccaggaaggaggaaggccaGCTTCCCGGCTCCACCAGGGGAGTAGCTGCTAGGGGTCTACAGATAGGtcattacataaaataatggatACGTGACAATTCTTGCACATCTTAGTTTATGGACTGAGATTCATATCCTGTGCTCAGTTTTGCAATTTTCTAACTGAGGGTGCTGTGGAAAGCAGTGACCTTGTTAATTTCAGCTTTTTCTAGAAACTTTGCCCTCCAACTCACGAATCCAAAGCAGGACCTAcaccccctgccccatcctgcccacataccacaaaaaacaaacagaagccaAAACCCCTTTTAACTTACAAGCCTTTTCACACCGGTTAATTGACGCTGTGGGTGATGTTAAAAAAGTCCCAGGATAGGCACTGTGTATATTCCTGGAGCATCAATTTTGCTCAAAAATTTGGTACAATATTTTTATGTTCAAAGAAACTAGGTTAAATGATGGAGTAGAATGCAAACTTCGTAGTTTAATAAATGATgaaattccagacttcaaagaAATGTCCTTCATATAGGAAGGGGGCCTCCCTCTTTCAGAACCCCATGGGGGTTCTTTTGAGAAGGATGCATCTTTGTAAAAGTTTGAGCAGCGCTGGCCCCGCGCCCGGCCTGGCTCTGGGCCTCTCCCTTGGCTTGCGCTGCAGACTGGCTCCGGCCTCTCCCCAAGCTTGCGCTGAGTCCCTAGGGATATCGCATTGCAGTTAATATCTCCTCACGTTTCTAAACTCACAGCTTGTCAGCGCTGGCGCAAACTGACAGCTAAAGCCAGGTTCTAGCTCGCTCTTTTCACAGGAGTAAATGGAGACTCAGCAACTTGCAACGACTTGCCTGGGGGGCATCCAGGTTTTCCAGGCTAGGGCTCCTTCCAGAgtccttctccccctccatcCTTTCATCCTGCTGGAACTCCTAGGCTTTATGCACGTGCAGAGAACctcattccccacccacccacttccGGTCCAGCCTTCACCCTGCAGTTCCTTTCTTGGGAACCCTGCCTCTCCACTGGAGTATGTGGGGTCCGCGGAGAAAAGTTTGATGAATCAATAACTGCTGGTTCTGAAATATGCATCAGAAAAGCTTGGTGAATTAATAACTGCTGGTTCTGAAATATGCATCAGAAAAGCTTGGTGAATTAATAACTGCTGGTTCTGAAATATGCATCAGAACCCAGACCAGGGGCATGGTGAAGGAAAGGTGGTTGGACTGGGGAGCGATTTGCTCCACATCTTCTGGTGCAACCAAGAGAGAGGGGCTGGGCTCCGGGTTGGAGGACGGGAACGGGCCTGATCCAAGGTGCAGAAGCACTAATGCACGTTGGCAGGGGCAGCCTTTTCCCCGCCGCCCACGATCCTAGGGCGGGCACTCTGCCGAGCCGGGTGGCTGGTGCAATCTCCCGCGCGCCTTGCATTGATTAGAAAAGAGAGTTGAAACAGTAAACGAGAGGAGGAGCAACTGCTCCTGGGCCTTGGCTGTTGAGCACGACCAATGGGGATGAGAGCCCCGTAGCGCGAACCAATTAGCGCAAGGCCTGCGACAGCGCGGGCCAATGGTGGCGCCGGCTGGGCGCTGGAAGAAGGCAAGTTGCTGATTCGGCCGGCAGCAGACTCGCGCCGCGCACGCCTCTCCCCGTTGTCCCCGTCGCCTGCGCTGCTGCACCATGAGCGCCCCGAGGCAAGTGGTCAACTTCGGGCCCGGGCCTGCCAAGCTGCCGCGCTCGGTAAGTCCCCACGAGCGCGCGCCGGGAGTGCGGTCCGAGCGGGAGCCGCGCGCGGGTGGCTGTGCATCTCTGCGCCGGGCGCTGGGatcccctctccctgcccggGAGCCCTCCGAACGCTCCGCACCAGCGTGCACGCCCAGTTCGGGATCCCTCGCTAGTGGGCTTCTGGAAGAATGCACTTGGGGGAAGGAAGCTCGCCAGCATGCTTGTGCAGCTGCCCCTGGCGCCGACTGCCCGTGAGCGGCCTGCACAACTTGGCTCGCCGGCGCAGCGCACCTGCACACTGTGCCTTCTCCTGGGCTGGGCCCGGGACGCGGCGAAAAGCTCTCATCTCTGGGTTCGCCTTGCCGGGCATTGCTGCGAGCCAGGCAGTGTTGAGTGGATCCGTGAATGGACACTGAATGAATGGTGAATGGGGATCTCATTAAACTGGAGGGGATTGCAAACTGGAGTCCCGCGCCTGACCCGTCGTAAGGAGTGTTTGGTTTAGCCAGCACTTGGGAACATTGCttttcagaaatgtaaatttgCAGGCCTGCAGTCCTGGCTTTCCTTCCTTGTTTCCCAAGAGAACCTTCCCTTCCCCCGCTTTTTTCAGCTCCGTTTCACtcgtagattttttttttttttttttttttttttttaattttaactggcTTGACTTCTAAAGGCATGCGAGTATTCAAATTCTGGTAGGCAGTGGGCTGCCAGCCCAGTTCGCTTCACTTTGTTTTGGAGGAAATGGAATGATTGAATTCTCCCTGGGGCCACAACCAGACTTTTCAAGTGCAAGTGGAACTCACTCCCTGCCTTCCTAGGCCCCAAGCCAGGTTTCAGCTTCTCCCCCCAACGCCCATTCTCCTTCCCACATCATctcaacccccgccccccccaactgTGAAGAAGGCAGTTTGTGATGTGCCTTGATTGACAAGCTGCTATCACTgctgttacatttttatttttctaaccaCAATGACTCTGATACTATGTTGTAGCAACATGGGGCCTAGCCAAGTGCTTTACAATTATCTATTGTTGAACAGAGTAGAAATCTCCCTGGGATAAAGCCTCCTCTGTGTTGTAGGAACAAGAGAATCTTACAGTTTTAGAAGGGAAAGGACTTCGTGCTTCCCTAGGGGCAGGGCTCATAGTAGCTGAAGGAACAACGCTTGGTTTTCCCCACTTACTGCAGTCTGTTTTAGGCGAGATTCCTTCCCTGCTTAGAGCTGTGCAAACGTTTCTTGTACCCTCCTCACCTTTGTCCCGTCTCCGTGGTTTGGAGCCTTCTGAGTATTTGTTCcctgtgcaattttttttttcttttttttttttaaagtactctctcccctgtggggctcgaactcaggacccggAGATGAAGAATCTcagctgagccagccacgtgcccctcCCAGTGCAATTTCTTATGCATTTATTATCATGGCAGTTATCATTAGTAATacaattatttgttattttcttgggAGGATTTCTGTCCTCAGATGCCCTCTCtgaggggagatgggggtgggaggaagtggCAGATGTTGCTTTTTATGagtttcaatttaattttattgtaaggattagagaagctttttaaactttattgttGACTGTGAccacaatgaaaaatatattttacaaaatgacaaagtatatgcatataattataattaaagcCTTGTGAAGTATTTAGCCTAAATAACTATGACATACATACTTTTGTACTCTATTCCGCTATTCTGCTCGTCTgttgtatttcatttaaaaaatgtgacccACAAGATTGCATTCTGCAGTTTGAAAAAAACCTCACTGGAGTGGAGAGGCATGCTTTTTGAGTAGAAGTCTTTAAAACTCTTTGTAATGATTTGGATCATAAACACATTTCAGGGGATACTGTCTGTAAGAGAAATCCCATCTTAAACATGAGTTCAAAGATGATTTTATTATCTGTTTGTGTTCACTAAAGAAAGGATTCATTAAGTGTGTTTTTAATCAGCCAGTGCTAATAATCATCCCATAGTTTGCAAAACCAGTGACcgatacttttatttatttatttttttaagtaatctctacccggcttgaactcactaccccaagatcaagagtcacatgctccacggactgagccatccaggcgccccaacaagacAAATTCTTAACCCCCCCTTGCCAGGGAGATCTTTTGTCTAATTCTTtactgttaaaatgttttttttttttcagacaagtTGCAATCCAGTTTAGATTGTTTTATGACATCCGATTTAGCCTCTTTCAAGGAAATCTCTGATGGCAAGATGCTTCTAACAGAGGGTTTGTCTCACCTGTTTTGTGTACGTTGTTAGAGCTTCCCCCCCTCTCTTTTCATGTTATGGCTGTTCTCACAGACACAAAGCTAGACAGGGGAATCCATGGACCCATCTCTGAGGATTTTAACTTCTGTGGACATTTTGCCAGTGCTGTTGCCGCACCCGTCTACACCCTCCTTCTCCGCACCtgcccctggattttttttccttttttttttttgagagcaagcaggagcggtgggaggggccagagggagagagagaagcagactccctgctgagcaaggagcccgaccctgagatcaagacctgagccttGGGCAGACGCttagtcgactgagccacccaggcgcccccggagtATTTTAAAGCCAATCCCAGATACCATGTCATTTCACAAATACACTTTAGCATTCATCTCTGATaggactttctttcttcttaaaaataaataaataaataaaggtttggtgggtttttttcattgtcatttttatatCTAAGTAAATTCATGCCTTTGGGAAAACTGTATTTTCACATCAATCACATTACATAATTTCACACTTGTGTGTGTAAGTTGCATCAGTAGGGCTCTGTAgtctgggtgggaggaaggggattGGCCGTGGTACAGGGGCTTCCAGACCTCACAGGCTCTGTGGGTGGCCCCCCTCGCTGGTCTGATGTCcagagggagagctctgtgccgaatattcaaatcattttattttcttttatttcttctaggtaTTGTTAGAGATACAAAAAGAACTATTAGACTACAAAGGAATTGGGATTAGTGTTCTTGGTAAGATTTACTTTTTGACTCTGAATATCCAGGTTCCAAAGGGAACTGATGAAAATGCATCAAGCCTTGAATTTTTCGCCTCGGTCTCCCTTTAGGCctttgtagatatatttttatttttttatttttttatttttatttattctttatttttttttaaagattttatttatttatttgagagagagagagaatgagagacagagagcacgagagccaagagggtcagagggagaagcagaccccccgctgagcagggagcccgatgtgggactcgatcccgggactccgggatcatgacctgagcagaaggcagtcacttaaccaactgagccacccaggcaccctgtagatatatttttaaattttagtaactTTGGTGGCATGTTTGATAGAAgcagttttttttcctaaagattttatttatttatttatttgagagagggagcatgagggTGGggcaacagcagagggagagagagagagagagactcaggctctccgctgagcagggggcctgccACGGGGCTCGATTGGCATCTGAGATCAGAAGATGCCAAACAGGTGTATCACAGGGCTCCAAACCTCTGCAGTCTTGCCTCCCATTCGTTTCAAAGCTTTTACGGAACTTAAAAATGAACTGAGTAAAAGTTTAAAAGTCTATAAGCCTTTGCTCAAGATCTTGCACCTTAATAATTTCATTAAGTTTCTCCTTTATCATTGAGGAAGGgtccttttgaatttttaaaatttactttttaaattttaatttcctttttctttgtttggtaATTCCCAAGGCCGAGGCTGCATAGTATGAAGGGATCATAAGGTTAACTGTGTGCTCACTGCTATTCAATTTTGTTCCTGTGGGTTTGGGGACTAAACTTGGGTTCTGCGCAGTGAGAGCCGCAGAGTGGAAATTTGTGCTGTTGTTTCTACGGGGCAGTCTTTGCACCGTGGTTTCATGTTTGTGAGAAGGATGTGAAAAATCACAGAGATGGAAGGATGAATTAGTAAATGGCTCATTCAATGAGTATGCCACTTGAAAAATCATTCTGCTGTGACCATAAGTCTCAAATGTGTGCAATTTGAAAATCAGTTTGGATTTTTCCCCTAAACGAAGTCAGCCTTGGCCCACAATTTGAGGGCAGAATAACCAaaatttccctttattattttatttgcaaattgtgTAGCTACTTCTAAAGTTACTTCTGTGTGTTTGGTTTTAAacgggaactttttttttcttatttatctttccttccaCAGAAATGAGCCACAGGTCATCAGATTTTGCCAAGATTATTAACAACACAGAGAATCTTGTGCGGGAATTGTtgtaagttaaaaattttaaagaccgAAGTCATTACTCTTGTTTGATAAACCACATGTGTGGGTGTCTGTTACGGTATTTACTCTGCTGTGTGTtaagaatatttcataattaaaaataatcttttagggcacctggatggctcagttggttgagtgactgcctttggctcaggtcatgattccggggtcctgggatcgagccctgcatcgggcttcctgctcatcggggagcctgcttctccctctgcctctgcctgtcactccccctgtttgttctcgctctctctctctctctctctctctctctctgtcaaataaataaataaataaataaaatcttaaaaaaaaaaaaatcttttaaagatttctccCAAATTCACTCCATTAGTACATAATGGTTTTTACTTGTTTCCAAtcctgcttttgtgtttttatttttatttatttatttttttagagagggagaggaagatcctaagcaggctccatgcccagtgcggagccccagttggggctcaatctcacaaccctgaggtcatgacctgagcggaaatcaagagtcagacgcttaactgactgagccacccaggcgcccctgtgtgtttttattttatgtggtgTTTCCAAAGATTTGAAATCATTATATCTAGGAAAGATTTTTCAGGCTTAAAAGGGatttaaataacaaagaaatggTCATCTTGGTCAGTGCACTGGTTCTTAAAGCATGGGCCTCCTACCACGTGTCAGAATCACCTAGCTGGGGGCAGGTATTAAAAAATTCAGGTGCAGGGCCCTACCAAGCTcggctgaatcagaatctcttcAGAAACTTCATCTTTAACAGACTTTTTGGgtaattttaagagttcttcacTTCAGGAACTTCTCAAATGATCCTTCCTAGCTTATCTGCACTATTCTCCTTACCCAGAGGAAACCTTACTCTTCAATAGATTGCTATTTAAAGGAGAGATTTATATATTATCTAAGTATATTCACATGAACATTAAGAATATggtaatcttgaaaaaaaaaaacaacccatgtTTTCTGCTCATAAAACTAGTGCATATTCATGGTAGAAAGTTTAGGAAAAACTGAATGTCACAAATTAACCTGGAATTATCCATAACCCCACCAGTCAGAAGTaattattgttaacattttaaggGTCCAAGTTTGCATGATTTCATTAACATGATTGGAATTGTACCAACTATTACTTTCCTTTTAAACTGTCTTGATAAAATGCTTCAAAGAGGGCAGGCTGGTGCCATTTTTGTGAGGAACACTAGAACCCATTGCATTGTGAGTGGCCAGAACCAGTCATCATTTGCTTGGCTACACACATGGGGTCTGCCTGTTGGGTCCCATGTCATGTTCACCGCACAAGCCTGTCCTTCACGGAACAGGTATTTGGAACCTCGGCCCAGAAGACATGGCATTTGACCTGCATGGCTGCAAGCCTCTTGGGACTGGACTCCCAGTTCAATTTCTGGGCCTATCCTTTAGTTTCCTAACCAAGTTCCTACCTTGTACCCCTGTACCTGGGCCTCTGTCTCGTGTCCTTCCATCCAGGTGTTGGCCTTCTTCTCTATCTGGCATGTGAATAACATAAACCTGGAACCCTGCCTTGGGCTGCCAGTCCTCCCAGCTGCTGAGACCTCATGTttagagcttctttttttttaaagttcttttatttatttatttatttattaaagattttatttatttatttgagagagagaatatgagagagagagcacatgagaggggggagggtcagagggagaagcagactccctgctgagcagggagcccgatgcgggactcgatcccgggtctccaggatcatgacctgagccgaaggccgtcgcttaaccaactgagccacccaggcgcccctcatgtttaGAGCTTCTTAACGAGAGCTGCCTACAAGCCCTGGATGATCGCAGGCAGATATGGTTCACACCACCCATTCCCCAGGACCCTCTCATGTTGCCCTGCCCTTTGGTACTTGAACACCTCCGTGCTGGATCTCTGTCCCCAGCCATCTGCCTGCTGTGTACCTGTTCCCAAGCTCTGAGCTTCCTCAAGGGCTGGGGTCCAGTTTCCATGGCCTAGTCCCTCTGGAGCTGGCCTTCTCCTACGGCCTGTAGCCATTTCAGCAAACATCTTAATTTTCTACGCTGGAGTCAAAAAGTTTTCACTGTTAATCTCGATGTCTGTCGGTATGTGATTACATGCTTAGGCCTAACACATTATCTAAGATCCTTTACAAGTGTCCACTTGGTTCATAGCATGGAGCAGCACATGTCTATTTTTAGGATTtctggttgcaagtgacagaagccCAACTCTTGGCAGAAGAGAAAACGTATTACCTCGTGTAACTGTAAAGTGCAGGAGGGATTTAGGAGGTCAGGTGATGTCCAGGAAGGTCTTTTCCTCCATTTCCTGGCTTTGCTTTTTGATGTTTTGGCTTCACCAGATGGCCACCGGTGGTTGTAGGATTAGCTGGTTTATTCTTTCCCTCAGTAGAAACCGTTCCTCTTTTCCAGAAGTTTGAGCAAAGGTCCCAGAACCAAACTCCACTGGCCAGCTTGGGTCATGTGTTCATGCTGGAGCCAGGGTTGGCCACCCTTGAACCGTGTAGACTGAGTGGTAGCAAGATGATTCCCTACAGGAACAGCAGGGTGTTATTAGGTTCCCTCCAAACAGTACCCATAGGCTTCCACACAGAGCCCAAGGAAGGGCTCTGGGGAAGGTGAAGCAGGGGTGGGACTTTACTGTATTTCTTATAGTATATCCACCCAAGGTAAAGTGCTGGTAGATcattgctcattctctttctttgacGCTGTGTGTCCCTGTTTACTGTCTCCCGCGCTTCTGCCCAGAGCCGTTCCAGACAACTACAAGGTGATTTTTGTGCAAGGAGGTGGGTCTGGTCAGTTCAGTGCTGTCCCCTTAAACCTGATTGGCTGGAAAGCAGGAAGGTGTGCCGACTATGTGGTGACAGGATCTTGGTCAGCCAAGGCCGCAGAAGAAGCCAAGAAGTTTGGGACTGTGAATATCGTCCACCCCAAACTTGGGAGTTACACGAGTAAGTGCTGGGATCTGAGTTCCACAATGACAATGAAATGTGGACAAATGCTGCCGGGTGGGTGGTCCCTCTTCAGATATCAGGTTACCCCTGCCCAGGGCAACCTGCAGTTTTTAATTCCTTCTTGTTGGTAGTTGATTTGATACCATTTAGAGTGGATGGTCTTACTTGTTAAGATTACTAACTGGCTGCTGCAGAAAGCCTACGGGCCGGGTTGGCTTTAGGTATGGCTTGATCAAGGGCCCCCAACAATGTCTGCAGGTCCTGGTGTCTCTCCAGGTCTCCTCTATAATGGCTCCACAGTCAGGAAAGCTGTCCCTTCCCTTTTAGAAGATACTCCTGACCTTATATTCTCCCAAGTTTTAGCGCCTTTGCTCAAGCATTCCCAATCACAGCCTCACATCTTCTGTGTCCCATTCCCAATCAGTCATGTGGCTGTAGGTGGAATTGACTACACCGGAACTACATGAGCTGAGCTGGAGAGGCTGGGGCCCCAAGAAGGAACTCAGTGGACATAGGATGGATGGGTACTGGGTAATAGGAAAAATACCAAATATCCACCATACCATTAGTTGGCCCCAGTAACCGTCAAAAGGATGGGATGGATCATCCTTTTAGGTTGTTGATGGGGATTATAATGTAAGATGGATAGGGTGGTGTCACTTGGGAGGACTTTGGAATCAGCCTTTCACGGCTAGGGGAGGGCTGTCATTCCTGGTCATTCCCATCTACACAAGGAAAGAGGAATGAAAGCGCAGACTCTCCACCTTTTCTTCTGTGATAGAAATTCCAGATCCAAGCACCTGGAACCTCAGCCCAGACGCTTCCTATGTGTATTATTGCGCCAACGAGACCGTGCACGGAGTGGAGTTTGACTTCATCCCTGACGTCAAGGGAGCCGTGCTGGTTTGCGACATGTCCTCAAACTTCCTATCCAAGCCGGTGGATGTTTCCAAGGTAGAGCGTAAAAGGGCCTGGTGGGGGAACCCCAGTGTCTTAGATTTCGTAAGGGCATTTTAAGAAATACGAGAATAAGGAAAGGCACAGAATGTCTTGGGCCAGCAGAAACCCTGAAGCCAAGACAATTCACAGTGCCCAGGCCAACAGTTGCTTGTTTATTGTGGGTTGTTGGAGCGTGTAAGTCTTGATGTGTTCCACCCTGTGTTAATGATTACCTCACGGAGTCACACTGGAGTCCTTGGGGAATTCATCTGCCTTTGAGGGTGCCTCTTAGGAAATGTTTTGGCCAATACATTGGGAGTAGCTTGCTGACTTCCGGGGAGGATGCAGATGACCCAAGCTCGGGGGATCTCTGAAGGAGCTCCACCCTACCTCGAGCCCACCTCAACTCCAAGAGCATCAACAGGACACAGAGACCATCTAGGTGGCCCGCCAAGGCGGGCAGGGGAGCAGTGCACTCAGGTGCATGCAGCGAGGGGGCATAATATCTGTAAAGCGTTTAGAAACAAACGCACTAAATGGTagcctgc includes:
- the PSAT1 gene encoding phosphoserine aminotransferase isoform X1, with translation MSAPRQVVNFGPGPAKLPRSVLLEIQKELLDYKGIGISVLEMSHRSSDFAKIINNTENLVRELLAVPDNYKVIFVQGGGSGQFSAVPLNLIGWKAGRCADYVVTGSWSAKAAEEAKKFGTVNIVHPKLGSYTKIPDPSTWNLSPDASYVYYCANETVHGVEFDFIPDVKGAVLVCDMSSNFLSKPVDVSKFGVIFAGAQKNVGSAGVTVVIIRDDLLGFALQECPSILEYKVQAGNSSLYNTPPCFSIYVMGLVLEWIKNNGGAATMEKLSTIKSQMIYDVIDNSQGFYVCPVEPKNRSKMNIPFRIGNAKGDDALEKRFLDKALELNMISLKGHRSVGGIRASLYNAVTIEDVQKLAAFMKNFLEMHQL